A single genomic interval of Pyrus communis chromosome 5, drPyrComm1.1, whole genome shotgun sequence harbors:
- the LOC137735023 gene encoding E3 ubiquitin-protein ligase At4g11680-like isoform X1 yields the protein MMNSVDIHPLIGYSIGDELLQSRRLMRHGPPPLRGAMRLFRRASGRRMRLRDPSVRVRENAAEELEERQSFWFHSKPAIILDLLWNLVFVIVGFTVLGLSVEEKPLVPMRIWVVGYILLCVVHVGCVVAEYRRRREAGWGSGGSESLMSGSHVGGYGGEHGLADDTSITKNLESANSMFSFIWWVIGFYWVLNGGQTLLSGSPRLYWLELLCVSFLVFDVAFIIVCVAASCLVGVAVCCFLPCIIAILYAVTDQDGATDEEIDRLPKFKFRRVGNSEKVNGEVQASEGFMTECDTNAPTDHPISQADAECCVCLSVYENGAELRQLPCQHHFHCTCIDKWLHINATCPMCKFNILKPRGRHEIGQV from the exons ATGATGAATTCCGTAGACATTCACCCACTCATCGGGTACTCGATCGGCGACGAGCTCCTCCAAAGCCGGCGGCTCATGCGCCACGGCCCGCCACCGTTGCGGGGCGCGATGCGGCTCTTTCGGCGCGCCAGCGGGCGCCGAATGAGACTGCGGGACCCGTCGGTTAGGGTCCGGGAGAACGCGGCGGAGGAGCTGGAAGAGCGGCAGAGCTTCTGGTTTCACTCGAAGCCCGCCATAATTCTGGACCTGCTGTGGAATTTGGTTTTTGTGATTGTTGGGTTCACTGTGCTGGGGCTGAGTGTGGAGGAGAAGCCATTGGTGCCTATGAGGATTTGGGTTGTTGGGTACATTTTGCTGTGTGTTGTTCATGTTGGGTGCGTGGTTGCGGAGTATCGGAGGAGGCGCGAGGCGGGTTGGGGGAGTGGTGGGAGTGAGAGTTTGATGTCAGGGAGTCATGTTGGAGGTTATGGGGGTGAGCATGGTTTGGCTGATGATACAAG TATCACCAAAAATCTGGAGTCGGCCAATAGCATGTTTTCATTTATTTGGTGGGTCATTGGCTTCTACTGGGTGCTTAATGGTGGCCAGACTTTGCTATCTGGTTCACCTCGCCTTTACTGGTTAGAATT GCTCTGTGTTTCATTTCTAGTTTTTGATGTTGCCTTCATCATTGTATGTGTTGCTGCTTCCTGTCTCGTTGGAGTTGCAGTCTGCTGCTTTCTGCCATGCATAATAGCAATCTTATATGCGGTGACAGATCAG GACGGGGCAACAGATGAGGAGATTGATAGATTGCCAAAGTTCAAATTCAGAAGGGTAGGTAACTCGGAGAAAGTCAATGGTGAGGTCCAAGCTTCTGAAGGATTCATGACCGAATGTGACACCAATGCACCAACCGATCATCCTATTTCCCAGGCTGATGCT GAATGCTGCGTCTGCCTTTCTGTCTACGAGAATGGAGCAGAACTACGCCAACTTCCTTGCCAGCATCACTTTCACTGCACTTGCATAGACAAATGGTTACATATCAATGCTACCTGCCCTATGTGCAAGTTCAACATTTTAAAGCCTCGTGGCCGACATGAAATCGGACAGGTGTGA
- the LOC137735023 gene encoding E3 ubiquitin-protein ligase At4g11680-like isoform X2 yields the protein MMNSVDIHPLIGYSIGDELLQSRRLMRHGPPPLRGAMRLFRRASGRRMRLRDPSVRVRENAAEELEERQSFWFHSKPAIILDLLWNLVFVIVGFTVLGLSVEEKPLVPMRIWVVGYILLCVVHVGCVVAEYRRRREAGWGSGGSESLMSGSHVGGYGGEHGLADDTSITKNLESANSMFSFIWWVIGFYWVLNGGQTLLSGSPRLYWLCVSFLVFDVAFIIVCVAASCLVGVAVCCFLPCIIAILYAVTDQDGATDEEIDRLPKFKFRRVGNSEKVNGEVQASEGFMTECDTNAPTDHPISQADAECCVCLSVYENGAELRQLPCQHHFHCTCIDKWLHINATCPMCKFNILKPRGRHEIGQV from the exons ATGATGAATTCCGTAGACATTCACCCACTCATCGGGTACTCGATCGGCGACGAGCTCCTCCAAAGCCGGCGGCTCATGCGCCACGGCCCGCCACCGTTGCGGGGCGCGATGCGGCTCTTTCGGCGCGCCAGCGGGCGCCGAATGAGACTGCGGGACCCGTCGGTTAGGGTCCGGGAGAACGCGGCGGAGGAGCTGGAAGAGCGGCAGAGCTTCTGGTTTCACTCGAAGCCCGCCATAATTCTGGACCTGCTGTGGAATTTGGTTTTTGTGATTGTTGGGTTCACTGTGCTGGGGCTGAGTGTGGAGGAGAAGCCATTGGTGCCTATGAGGATTTGGGTTGTTGGGTACATTTTGCTGTGTGTTGTTCATGTTGGGTGCGTGGTTGCGGAGTATCGGAGGAGGCGCGAGGCGGGTTGGGGGAGTGGTGGGAGTGAGAGTTTGATGTCAGGGAGTCATGTTGGAGGTTATGGGGGTGAGCATGGTTTGGCTGATGATACAAG TATCACCAAAAATCTGGAGTCGGCCAATAGCATGTTTTCATTTATTTGGTGGGTCATTGGCTTCTACTGGGTGCTTAATGGTGGCCAGACTTTGCTATCTGGTTCACCTCGCCTTTACTG GCTCTGTGTTTCATTTCTAGTTTTTGATGTTGCCTTCATCATTGTATGTGTTGCTGCTTCCTGTCTCGTTGGAGTTGCAGTCTGCTGCTTTCTGCCATGCATAATAGCAATCTTATATGCGGTGACAGATCAG GACGGGGCAACAGATGAGGAGATTGATAGATTGCCAAAGTTCAAATTCAGAAGGGTAGGTAACTCGGAGAAAGTCAATGGTGAGGTCCAAGCTTCTGAAGGATTCATGACCGAATGTGACACCAATGCACCAACCGATCATCCTATTTCCCAGGCTGATGCT GAATGCTGCGTCTGCCTTTCTGTCTACGAGAATGGAGCAGAACTACGCCAACTTCCTTGCCAGCATCACTTTCACTGCACTTGCATAGACAAATGGTTACATATCAATGCTACCTGCCCTATGTGCAAGTTCAACATTTTAAAGCCTCGTGGCCGACATGAAATCGGACAGGTGTGA